In Bifidobacterium sp. ESL0775, the following are encoded in one genomic region:
- a CDS encoding ATP-binding protein — protein sequence MAILNEPLAKAVRRLRSQRTDDADYEAKACAHGLSASVWDTVSSFANSSGGVLLLGLDEMSGFAPARGFDINKTRDQFVEGIGDGGSDGIRLTNPPTYRMRRETLDGRQILAVAIFANDIGKKPCYVTAKGIENGSYKRIDDKDIRLSAAEIYEYRHQLTPSYADMEVVSGCDAGDLDDQQLRLIFEAKRNSRALYGAKTKQQKLARLDITDKKGEVLLGGLLATGQYPQQFFPRLIIDVAAHPGNAKSEPGPLRFLDRAQCDGPIPVMLNLALQAVRRNLRTYSLIEGIGRTDELEIPEEVLREVIANAVVHREYHEYFRGQPVSVDIYPDRIEVSNPGGLWGGATTENLADGTSRCRNAALIGLVRDAPIPGEGAATTVEGQGSGIPFVLRELERRGLPRPTFRAAADQFTVILWRGNPAPRAPRQGQSESTGSATPLTSSRQGRRGGSSMTSPSTTGKTNENSGIPKGRKTHKSGRGTAGAQGSISQVKKGTLATIREAMPPDTAITAKELARRTGTSTKTVQRALKTLIAVGQAQAIGKPRSRTRAYIKIE from the coding sequence ATGGCGATCCTGAACGAGCCCTTGGCGAAAGCGGTCCGGCGGCTGCGGTCGCAGCGAACCGACGACGCGGACTACGAGGCGAAAGCCTGCGCGCACGGCCTGAGCGCCAGCGTTTGGGACACCGTGAGCTCGTTCGCCAACTCGTCCGGCGGCGTCCTGCTGCTCGGGCTGGACGAGATGAGTGGGTTCGCGCCGGCGCGTGGCTTCGACATCAACAAAACCCGCGACCAATTCGTCGAGGGCATCGGCGACGGCGGCAGCGACGGGATCAGGCTCACCAATCCGCCCACCTATCGCATGCGCCGGGAGACCCTCGACGGCCGGCAAATCCTCGCGGTGGCCATCTTCGCCAATGACATCGGCAAGAAACCTTGTTATGTGACGGCCAAAGGCATCGAAAACGGCAGCTACAAACGCATCGATGACAAGGACATCCGTCTTTCGGCCGCGGAGATATACGAATACCGGCACCAGCTCACGCCGAGTTACGCCGACATGGAGGTCGTGTCCGGCTGCGACGCCGGGGATCTGGACGACCAGCAACTGCGGCTCATTTTTGAGGCGAAGAGGAACTCCCGCGCGCTTTACGGGGCCAAGACGAAACAGCAGAAACTCGCCAGGCTCGACATCACCGATAAAAAGGGCGAGGTCCTGCTCGGCGGGCTCCTCGCGACGGGGCAGTACCCGCAACAGTTCTTCCCAAGGCTCATCATCGACGTGGCGGCCCACCCGGGCAACGCCAAATCCGAACCGGGCCCGCTGCGCTTCCTCGACCGCGCGCAATGCGACGGGCCCATTCCCGTCATGCTCAACCTGGCCCTGCAGGCGGTACGGCGCAACCTGCGCACCTACTCGCTGATCGAGGGCATCGGGCGCACCGACGAGCTCGAGATCCCCGAAGAGGTGCTGCGCGAGGTCATCGCCAACGCCGTGGTGCACCGCGAATACCACGAATATTTCCGTGGCCAGCCGGTCAGCGTCGACATCTACCCCGACCGCATCGAGGTCAGCAATCCCGGCGGACTATGGGGCGGGGCCACCACGGAGAACCTCGCGGACGGCACTTCCCGCTGCCGCAACGCCGCGCTTATCGGCTTGGTGCGCGACGCCCCGATCCCCGGCGAGGGCGCGGCGACGACCGTCGAGGGACAAGGCTCCGGCATTCCCTTTGTGCTGCGGGAGTTGGAACGGCGGGGCCTGCCCAGACCCACGTTCCGCGCCGCCGCCGACCAGTTCACCGTCATTCTGTGGCGCGGGAATCCGGCGCCTCGGGCACCGCGCCAAGGGCAATCCGAAAGTACCGGCTCCGCCACTCCTCTGACTTCTTCAAGGCAAGGGCGGCGCGGCGGCTCTTCGATGACAAGCCCCTCGACGACAGGCAAGACAAACGAAAATTCCGGAATTCCCAAGGGTCGCAAAACCCACAAAAGCGGAAGAGGCACGGCAGGCGCTCAAGGTTCGATAAGCCAAGTCAAAAAAGGCACCTTGGCCACCATCCGTGAGGCCATGCCGCCGGACACGGCCATCACCGCCAAGGAGCTTGCGCGACGAACCGGGACATCGACCAAGACCGTGCAACGCGCGCTCAAGACGCTCATCGCCGTTGGGCAGGCGCAGGCCATCGGAAAACCGAGAAGCCGCACAAGGGCGTATATCAAAATAGAGTGA
- a CDS encoding leucine-rich repeat protein, protein MHNNDDFDPPPQAGHQNSLNQPGKTTTSSQAAPSWRDTNASAAAHTTKSAVVHSSTPSKPDATRPDTRPAPNAARSRTTPFPSAKAQPNKPGKANGHPSASPTTQSVMPSPAAQSGDTSKDEAMPSLRVQSATLPTTQSPVLAKTDTTALATAETTPGPQADPDTDGTTGQTQDAIPQEPVNTSGSGLRSAAAGTASGRRTRRGNTTTGAEPAGATGVVHAAADHDDTHASTPQAQGEPEAGPQDTCTATTPAAWDTSDVTWNIDATCTLHLSGGTHTSNTSGAMPWDTLKTTITSIHIDGDLTLDAGSNSGYVFSGMTSLRSVATGAPVHLKNWAAASMFRDDTSLATVDLTNWYTTIVGDVHPVLNYMFYNCSSLTTLDLPNFTSSSVGHYMFDGCSRLTTLNLHNFGGGGIYFLDGCNSLVSLDLYSADINNFSSVDTYFPASLRKLAITGAGRSGPPFSGPNEVNPLMNISSSTWWDETSGLGDHIDYLGKLTEENNPAYNLAYHLWTTSSPGYYVDDSLVHVESTVDIDPAGGSASPASYTRDNKLTDQAVGVPASILTNKPGCLFDGWKDQNGKTYTSSDGGYAFAMPQGKYTYYRLTAQWKPFAPSIDAPHVRSSWDGYRTSLGSWLNVGINTAAPTGSQTSVRTGRGGTGTCNATNTTGTTCRINWNDVASLEPTPGATYSVTATTTGTDPKTGKQVSAPYTRTGTLPWMTVKFSAGTLADGTHPSGTPPNDLTAGLVAENDSYITTSLPRRGGLSVPDDTWFDGWAYSDNTQVSGCQYGSCMVNFSHGNTDASGHMTVTLTASWKTMGAPKITDLSVGMDGQSVEFEISAGIAPDGRTTTASTSTGWSSAACTNDPCTVDVPVSSFQTGYGDTYTITATSRATNPDTGRAITKTTTKSGVLDYYQVSFDKGEGGGSAPGPVYALITTVSGGMTLISLPGQSGMTPPSGGSFRGWSDTRSGVVYPGSSFGLSQEKTTADGHRYSFTLTASWYSFEAPAVHDPVVHAKAGHTATVDIDVISQNITRNSEITIDTGRTGGHANCSNTPRSNNTSECTVTWDLDKLADTGQGSTYTYAITTSITSIDPGSGLNVTRSRTMRGALPYMTVTFDKGTAAGAAPDPASAPVDTADSTAAPALPGMGSMSPAAGSYLSAWARGSDSWPAGVSDIPVAKGDATDAAKHTTIALTAQWSAMGAVTISEPRSSVSSNGTESLSVFVTSAGAPDGSTAVFGSAGHLVSCAFRSGACEYSGPLSGGPLDGTPGTPYSISATVNYKSNGLVIAQPISTTTPKTGTLSYMTINFTPGTGGTGTPPTPLLVLADTGSYAAVPTLPDSTGLAGPTGTSFSGWNSAAADTTWPAGQANIPANAGTATGIAGTMLAKHIAVTLDATWVAVPGPTHLAAAYHHAGNGTVTLSGTAQGSGGDIVKACMTGGNGGADTCKDATNPRPAADPFTPVTSGNPRVESFTPDPTDPGKIAVKGHIDRVNNNANTRIQIVICPQGATEPTDGGHYDGSCTLVTPMLRPDTARNNSEMMRTNAEDNVPWGGHYIRGHEKDKEYTTKDGDFSAGPGLYDIWAVANLMTNSTPLSHASVYRNYPYKVAQALRPWNWSVSFDASDYTSRYGVGAEHHFTAQQTSGQLVSGKTDSIAILPWLKVAFAPDMPGGATATAPEPATGLIDIDDASRPADVTLAGPTESMEPADAAFQGWSATEGAATPDTGMGDPTRRTVTLNADTGDVEIDTTLHAVWRKLHAPSLNATANTTFSGTTFSGTATPWTSSEGYQATATGLEGQSDNALGTPQAATLGGPGGYDGHSEHTWSVTIPLRQGGHYRVTAAATEDDGAWRGSSRIASATTSRDFNLPKQLRTLPLTGGTPQRLAAILALLLGATLLLLAAATRLRDRRREQRQGRAR, encoded by the coding sequence TCAACACCATCCAAGCCAGACGCCACCCGTCCTGATACCCGGCCCGCACCAAACGCCGCGCGCTCCCGGACAACGCCGTTCCCGAGCGCGAAGGCACAACCAAACAAACCCGGCAAGGCCAACGGCCACCCGTCCGCGTCCCCGACGACCCAATCCGTCATGCCGTCGCCCGCCGCGCAATCCGGCGACACATCCAAGGATGAGGCCATGCCGTCATTGCGCGTCCAGTCGGCCACACTGCCCACGACCCAGAGCCCCGTACTGGCCAAGACCGACACCACGGCACTCGCCACCGCCGAGACGACGCCCGGCCCGCAGGCAGACCCCGACACCGACGGGACAACCGGACAAACACAGGACGCGATCCCACAGGAGCCCGTCAACACAAGCGGCAGCGGCCTGCGCTCGGCGGCCGCGGGCACCGCTTCAGGCAGGCGAACGCGGCGCGGGAACACGACAACAGGCGCGGAACCGGCAGGCGCCACGGGAGTGGTGCACGCGGCCGCCGACCACGATGACACACATGCCAGCACGCCTCAGGCGCAAGGCGAGCCGGAAGCGGGCCCGCAGGACACGTGCACGGCCACCACGCCCGCCGCATGGGACACCAGCGACGTCACCTGGAACATCGACGCCACCTGCACCCTCCACCTCTCCGGTGGCACCCACACCAGCAACACCTCCGGCGCCATGCCTTGGGACACACTGAAGACCACCATCACCTCCATCCACATCGACGGCGACCTCACCCTGGACGCCGGCAGCAACAGCGGATACGTGTTCAGTGGCATGACGTCCCTGCGCTCCGTCGCCACCGGCGCCCCCGTCCACCTCAAGAACTGGGCGGCCGCCAGCATGTTCAGAGACGACACGAGCCTGGCGACCGTCGACCTGACCAACTGGTACACGACCATAGTCGGCGACGTCCATCCAGTGTTGAACTACATGTTTTACAACTGCAGCAGCCTTACCACACTGGACCTGCCCAATTTCACGTCTAGCAGCGTCGGACATTATATGTTCGATGGTTGCAGCCGTCTCACCACACTGAACCTGCACAATTTCGGAGGCGGTGGGATATATTTCCTAGACGGTTGCAACAGTCTTGTCTCGCTTGACTTATACAGCGCAGACATCAACAATTTTTCAAGCGTTGATACCTATTTCCCCGCCTCGCTACGAAAGCTGGCTATCACTGGTGCGGGGCGAAGCGGCCCCCCCTTCTCGGGACCAAATGAAGTAAATCCGTTGATGAATATAAGTAGTTCTACGTGGTGGGATGAGACAAGCGGGCTGGGCGACCACATCGACTACCTCGGCAAACTCACCGAAGAAAATAACCCGGCGTATAACCTGGCGTACCACCTGTGGACCACGAGCTCCCCCGGTTACTACGTGGACGACTCCCTGGTCCACGTGGAGTCCACCGTCGACATCGACCCAGCCGGCGGCAGCGCAAGCCCCGCCTCCTACACCCGCGACAACAAACTCACCGACCAAGCCGTAGGCGTGCCGGCCAGCATCCTCACCAACAAGCCGGGCTGCCTGTTCGACGGCTGGAAGGACCAGAACGGCAAGACCTACACCAGCTCCGACGGCGGCTACGCCTTCGCCATGCCGCAAGGCAAATACACCTACTACAGACTCACCGCCCAATGGAAACCGTTCGCGCCGTCCATAGACGCGCCACACGTGCGTAGTTCCTGGGACGGATACAGAACCTCGTTAGGGTCGTGGCTCAACGTGGGCATCAACACGGCGGCGCCGACCGGGTCGCAGACCAGCGTACGCACCGGACGCGGCGGCACCGGCACCTGCAACGCCACCAACACAACCGGCACCACATGCAGGATAAACTGGAACGACGTCGCCTCCCTCGAACCGACACCGGGGGCGACATACTCCGTGACGGCCACCACCACCGGCACCGACCCCAAAACCGGCAAACAGGTCTCGGCCCCATACACCCGCACCGGCACCCTGCCATGGATGACCGTCAAATTCTCCGCCGGCACCCTCGCCGACGGCACCCACCCAAGCGGCACACCACCCAACGACCTCACCGCCGGACTCGTCGCCGAGAATGACAGCTACATAACCACAAGCCTGCCGCGGCGCGGGGGCCTGTCCGTGCCGGACGACACCTGGTTCGACGGCTGGGCCTATTCCGACAACACCCAAGTCTCCGGCTGCCAATATGGCTCGTGCATGGTCAACTTCTCCCATGGGAACACGGACGCCAGCGGCCACATGACCGTCACCCTCACCGCCAGCTGGAAGACCATGGGGGCACCTAAAATCACCGACCTGTCAGTGGGCATGGATGGCCAGTCGGTGGAATTCGAAATCAGCGCCGGCATAGCCCCGGACGGCAGGACGACCACGGCGTCCACATCGACGGGCTGGTCATCGGCCGCCTGCACCAATGACCCCTGCACGGTTGATGTCCCCGTCTCGAGTTTCCAGACGGGGTACGGCGACACGTACACGATCACCGCGACCAGCAGGGCCACGAACCCCGACACCGGGCGGGCCATCACCAAGACCACGACGAAAAGCGGCGTGCTGGACTATTACCAGGTCTCGTTCGACAAAGGCGAGGGCGGCGGCAGCGCCCCGGGGCCTGTCTATGCGTTGATCACGACAGTCAGCGGCGGCATGACCCTCATATCGTTGCCTGGCCAGTCGGGGATGACGCCACCCTCCGGGGGGTCGTTCCGCGGATGGAGCGACACGCGCTCCGGGGTCGTCTATCCGGGATCATCGTTCGGGCTCAGCCAGGAAAAGACCACGGCCGACGGCCACCGCTACTCGTTCACCCTGACGGCCAGCTGGTACTCGTTCGAGGCCCCGGCCGTGCATGACCCGGTGGTGCACGCGAAGGCCGGCCACACGGCGACCGTCGACATCGACGTGATCTCCCAGAACATCACACGCAACAGCGAGATCACCATCGACACCGGCCGGACCGGAGGGCACGCAAACTGCTCGAACACGCCCCGCTCCAACAACACCAGCGAGTGCACGGTCACGTGGGACCTGGACAAGCTGGCCGACACGGGCCAGGGCTCGACCTACACGTACGCGATCACCACCTCGATCACCTCGATCGACCCCGGCTCCGGGCTGAACGTCACCCGCTCCCGCACCATGCGGGGCGCGTTGCCCTACATGACCGTCACGTTCGACAAGGGCACCGCCGCCGGCGCGGCCCCCGACCCGGCCTCCGCGCCGGTGGACACCGCCGACTCGACGGCGGCGCCGGCGCTGCCCGGCATGGGCTCCATGTCGCCGGCGGCCGGCTCGTACCTCTCGGCCTGGGCCAGGGGATCGGACTCGTGGCCGGCGGGCGTAAGCGACATCCCCGTCGCGAAGGGCGACGCCACCGACGCCGCCAAACACACCACCATCGCGCTCACGGCCCAGTGGAGCGCGATGGGCGCGGTCACCATCAGCGAGCCCAGGTCAAGCGTCTCGAGCAACGGGACCGAAAGCCTGAGCGTGTTTGTCACCAGCGCCGGCGCCCCGGACGGCAGCACGGCCGTGTTCGGCTCGGCGGGCCACTTGGTCTCCTGCGCATTCCGCTCGGGGGCATGCGAGTACTCCGGCCCGCTCTCCGGAGGACCGCTGGACGGCACGCCGGGCACGCCATACTCGATCAGCGCGACCGTGAACTACAAGAGCAACGGCCTGGTAATCGCCCAGCCGATATCCACCACCACGCCGAAGACAGGCACCCTCTCCTACATGACCATCAACTTCACGCCGGGAACGGGGGGCACGGGAACACCGCCAACCCCCCTGCTCGTGCTGGCCGACACCGGCAGCTACGCGGCAGTCCCCACCCTTCCCGACTCCACCGGGCTCGCCGGGCCGACCGGCACGTCGTTCTCGGGTTGGAACTCGGCCGCCGCGGACACGACATGGCCCGCCGGGCAAGCCAACATCCCCGCCAACGCGGGCACGGCCACGGGCATTGCGGGCACCATGCTCGCCAAGCACATAGCGGTGACGCTCGACGCGACATGGGTCGCCGTCCCCGGCCCCACGCACCTGGCGGCGGCCTACCACCACGCCGGGAACGGCACGGTGACCCTGTCCGGCACCGCGCAGGGCTCCGGCGGCGACATTGTCAAAGCCTGCATGACCGGAGGCAACGGCGGCGCGGACACCTGCAAGGACGCCACGAACCCACGGCCGGCGGCGGACCCGTTCACACCGGTCACCAGCGGCAACCCACGGGTCGAGTCCTTCACCCCGGATCCGACCGACCCCGGCAAGATAGCCGTCAAAGGTCACATCGACCGCGTCAACAACAACGCCAACACACGAATACAGATCGTGATATGTCCCCAAGGCGCCACGGAACCCACCGACGGGGGTCACTACGATGGAAGCTGCACCCTAGTGACCCCCATGCTCAGGCCGGACACCGCCAGGAATAACAGCGAAATGATGCGTACCAACGCGGAAGACAACGTGCCGTGGGGCGGCCACTACATCCGCGGCCACGAAAAGGACAAAGAATACACGACCAAAGACGGCGACTTCTCCGCCGGGCCGGGACTCTACGACATCTGGGCCGTGGCCAACCTCATGACCAACAGCACCCCGCTCTCGCATGCCAGCGTCTACCGCAACTACCCCTACAAAGTCGCGCAGGCGCTGCGCCCCTGGAACTGGAGCGTGTCATTCGACGCCAGCGACTACACCAGCCGCTACGGCGTCGGGGCGGAACACCACTTCACCGCCCAGCAGACCAGCGGGCAGCTCGTCAGCGGCAAGACGGACTCCATCGCCATCCTGCCCTGGCTCAAGGTCGCGTTCGCGCCCGACATGCCCGGAGGCGCCACGGCCACCGCGCCCGAACCGGCCACCGGCCTCATCGACATCGATGACGCGTCGCGGCCAGCGGATGTGACATTGGCCGGGCCCACCGAGAGCATGGAGCCCGCAGACGCCGCGTTCCAGGGCTGGAGCGCCACCGAAGGCGCCGCCACGCCCGACACCGGCATGGGCGACCCGACAAGGCGGACGGTGACGCTGAACGCCGACACCGGCGACGTGGAGATAGACACGACCCTGCACGCCGTGTGGCGCAAGCTCCACGCGCCCAGCCTCAACGCGACCGCCAACACCACCTTCTCCGGCACCACCTTCTCCGGCACCGCCACCCCATGGACCTCCAGCGAGGGCTACCAGGCGACCGCCACCGGGCTGGAGGGCCAGAGCGATAACGCGCTCGGCACACCCCAAGCCGCCACGCTCGGCGGCCCAGGCGGCTACGACGGGCACAGCGAGCACACTTGGAGCGTGACCATCCCGCTGCGGCAAGGCGGCCATTACCGCGTCACCGCGGCGGCCACCGAGGACGACGGCGCATGGCGCGGATCCAGCCGCATCGCCAGCGCAACAACCAGCAGGGACTTCAACCTGCCGAAACAACTACGCACCCTGCCGCTGACCGGCGGCACGCCTCAGCGCTTGGCCGCCATCCTCGCCCTCCTTCTGGGAGCCACGCTCCTCCTGCTCGCCGCAGCCACCAGGCTGCGCGACCGGCGGCGCGAGCAACGACAGGGACGCGCCAGATGA